In Bacteroidales bacterium, the following proteins share a genomic window:
- the rplO gene encoding 50S ribosomal protein L15, with protein sequence MDLSNLKPAKGSTKSSKRIGRGQGSGKGGTATRGHKGAKSRSGYSQKIGFEGGQMPLHRRVPKWGFKNRNRIEYRGINVDVLQKLFESKNITVVDPEILYANGLISKNDLVKILGRGEVTAKLEVKAHAFSDKAKEAIEAQGGVASII encoded by the coding sequence ATGGATTTAAGTAATCTTAAACCGGCAAAAGGATCGACAAAGTCCAGTAAGCGTATAGGACGCGGACAAGGCTCCGGCAAAGGCGGTACTGCTACCCGTGGCCATAAAGGTGCCAAGTCGAGATCGGGATACAGCCAGAAAATCGGTTTTGAAGGAGGACAAATGCCCCTTCACAGAAGAGTCCCGAAATGGGGATTTAAAAACCGGAATCGTATTGAGTATCGTGGCATTAATGTAGATGTACTCCAGAAACTGTTTGAAAGTAAGAATATTACGGTAGTTGATCCTGAAATCTTGTACGCCAACGGCCTGATTAGTAAGAATGACCTTGTCAAGATACTGGGGCGCGGGGAAGTCACTGCAAAATTGGAAGTCAAAGCACACGCTTTCTCCGATAAAGCCAAAGAAGCGATCGAAGCTCAGGGTGGTGTTGCATCAATAATTTAA